One segment of Streptomyces bathyalis DNA contains the following:
- a CDS encoding GDSL-type esterase/lipase family protein — protein MNSEHRTTTSVTTPITADLLRGALDLERTAHGVLPHRLPARARAQCTDGQLAMAEAQPSGVRLVFRTRATTVELDTLPTKRVYIGAPPRPDGVYDLLVDGRLAGQAGVAGGNTLTIDMATGTAEKRPGTGGTVRFSGMPDSPKDVEIWLPHNETTELVALRTDAPVEPAPDRGRKVWLHHGSSISHGSDAASPTTTWPALAAALGGVELINLGLAGSALLDPFTARALRDTPADLISVKIGINLVNADVMRLRALTPAVHGFLDTIREGHPKAPLLVVSPIHCPIHEDAPGPSAPDLEALSTGQLRFRAGGDPADVASGKLTLKVVREELARIVEQRAAEDANLHLLDGLELYGEADFAELPLPDGLHPDAATHRRIGERFADLAFTANRPFGERSS, from the coding sequence ATGAACTCCGAGCACCGCACCACCACATCCGTCACGACGCCGATAACAGCGGACCTGCTGCGCGGCGCCCTCGATCTGGAACGGACCGCACACGGCGTACTGCCGCACCGGCTGCCCGCACGCGCCCGCGCCCAGTGCACCGACGGACAGCTCGCCATGGCCGAGGCGCAGCCCTCCGGCGTGCGGCTGGTCTTCCGCACGCGGGCCACCACCGTAGAGCTGGACACGCTGCCGACCAAGCGGGTCTACATCGGCGCTCCGCCCCGCCCCGACGGCGTGTACGACCTGCTCGTCGACGGCCGCCTCGCGGGGCAGGCCGGCGTGGCAGGCGGCAACACCCTGACCATCGACATGGCCACCGGGACCGCCGAGAAGCGTCCGGGCACGGGCGGCACCGTCCGCTTCAGCGGCATGCCCGACAGCCCCAAGGACGTCGAGATCTGGCTGCCGCACAACGAGACCACCGAACTCGTCGCCCTGCGCACCGACGCACCCGTCGAACCCGCGCCCGACCGCGGCCGCAAGGTGTGGCTGCATCACGGCAGTTCGATCAGCCACGGCTCCGACGCCGCCAGCCCCACGACCACCTGGCCCGCGCTCGCGGCGGCCCTCGGCGGGGTGGAGCTGATCAATCTCGGCCTGGCCGGGAGCGCCCTGCTCGATCCGTTCACCGCCCGCGCGCTGCGCGACACCCCCGCCGACCTGATCAGCGTCAAGATCGGCATCAACCTGGTCAACGCCGATGTGATGCGGCTGCGCGCCCTCACCCCCGCCGTCCACGGGTTCCTCGACACCATCCGCGAGGGCCACCCCAAGGCTCCGCTTCTGGTCGTCTCGCCCATCCACTGCCCCATCCACGAGGACGCGCCCGGCCCCAGCGCCCCGGACCTCGAGGCGCTCAGCACCGGGCAGTTGCGCTTCCGGGCCGGGGGCGACCCGGCGGACGTCGCGAGCGGGAAGCTGACGCTGAAGGTCGTGCGGGAGGAGCTGGCCCGGATCGTGGAGCAGCGTGCGGCGGAGGACGCGAATCTGCACCTGCTCGACGGCCTCGAGCTCTACGGGGAGGCCGACTTCGCCGAGCTGCCCCTGCCCGACGGGCTCCACCCGGACGCGGCAACGCACCGCCGCATCGGAGAACGCTTCGCCGACCTTGCGTTCACCGCCAACAGGCCCTTCGGGGAACGCAGCTCATGA
- a CDS encoding pirin family protein gives MPAVTADTLTLPRVPSPAGAGVRWREVTKTVTARRQLEGEGFEVRRPFPGTDLAVADPFLLLDHLGAVEYGPGEAKGAPWHPHRGFETVTYMLDGAFEHNDSTGGGGLITEGATQWMTAGAGVLHSELPPQDFVAKGGLFHGIQLWVNLPKSLKWTPAQYQDITAGQTVLLSSDDGGSLLRVIAGDLAGHRGPGVTRTPITYVHATVSPGAKLGLPWPQEFNALVYVLAGRGTVGTDRRPLEEGQLAVLGPGEALTLQAADGQDYNGSRTGWEVLLLGGLPIREPIARYGPFVMNTKAEIIQAVEDFQNGRLGTTAPRPVPHRTATDAPLGGDAAGE, from the coding sequence ATGCCGGCCGTCACCGCGGACACCCTCACCCTGCCGCGCGTCCCGTCTCCCGCGGGTGCGGGCGTCCGCTGGCGAGAGGTCACCAAGACCGTGACCGCCCGCCGTCAGCTGGAAGGGGAAGGCTTCGAGGTACGCAGGCCGTTCCCCGGGACGGACCTCGCCGTTGCGGATCCGTTCCTGCTGCTGGACCACCTCGGGGCGGTCGAGTACGGCCCCGGTGAGGCCAAGGGCGCCCCCTGGCACCCGCACCGCGGCTTCGAGACCGTGACCTACATGCTCGACGGGGCCTTCGAGCACAACGACTCCACCGGTGGCGGCGGCCTGATCACCGAGGGCGCCACCCAGTGGATGACGGCAGGCGCGGGCGTGCTGCACTCCGAGCTGCCTCCGCAGGACTTCGTCGCCAAGGGCGGCCTCTTCCACGGGATCCAGCTGTGGGTCAATCTGCCCAAATCGCTGAAGTGGACCCCGGCCCAGTACCAGGACATCACTGCCGGACAGACGGTCCTGCTCTCCAGCGATGACGGCGGGAGCCTGCTGCGCGTCATCGCGGGCGACCTCGCCGGACACCGCGGCCCAGGCGTGACCAGGACGCCCATCACCTACGTCCACGCCACGGTGAGCCCCGGAGCGAAACTCGGTCTGCCCTGGCCGCAGGAGTTCAACGCGCTGGTCTACGTGCTGGCCGGCCGCGGCACCGTCGGAACCGATCGGCGGCCGCTGGAGGAAGGGCAGTTGGCCGTCCTCGGCCCCGGCGAGGCCCTCACCCTGCAGGCGGCTGACGGTCAGGACTACAACGGCAGCCGCACCGGCTGGGAGGTGCTGCTCCTGGGCGGGCTGCCGATCCGCGAACCCATCGCCCGCTACGGCCCGTTCGTGATGAACACCAAGGCGGAGATCATCCAGGCGGTCGAGGACTTCCAGAACGGCCGTCTCGGCACCACCGCGCCCCGGCCCGTGCCGCACCGCACGGCAACCGACGCGCCCCTGGGCGGGGACGCAGCCGGGGAGTAG
- a CDS encoding helix-turn-helix domain-containing protein produces the protein MFETNDLDVGRSFMNATYGTELRMKGSERDQFIRHARYDVGCFCVDDVTLSMDIGYDVDPLGNLAIVQPRSGWVEHRWEGNSERVGPGDIAVISPPDRPFSATVHNLDFGSVVLSQPLLMRTAGFSEEEPDSSLQFSGTQPASADLGAQWREAVGYVRDVFSAGPDAMSEPLVVGNLARNLATNALRMFPNTGGPEPTSADGGDATAGAVARAVAFIEENAHKDISLADIAAAARVTPHALQIAFARHRTSSVFGCLRSVRLDRAHFELLAADDAASADGGETVASVGARWGFAKPADFVASYHHAYGVSPAETLAI, from the coding sequence GTGTTCGAGACCAACGACCTCGACGTGGGCCGCTCCTTCATGAACGCCACCTACGGCACCGAGCTGCGCATGAAGGGAAGCGAGCGGGACCAGTTCATCAGGCACGCCCGCTACGACGTCGGCTGCTTCTGCGTCGACGACGTGACGCTGTCCATGGACATCGGCTACGACGTCGACCCGCTGGGAAATCTCGCGATCGTCCAGCCGAGGTCGGGCTGGGTGGAGCACCGGTGGGAGGGCAACAGCGAACGCGTGGGTCCGGGTGACATCGCCGTCATCTCACCGCCGGACCGGCCCTTCAGCGCCACCGTGCACAACCTCGACTTCGGGTCGGTCGTCCTGAGCCAGCCCCTCCTGATGCGGACCGCCGGCTTTTCCGAGGAAGAGCCGGACAGTTCCCTGCAGTTCTCCGGTACGCAGCCGGCGTCCGCAGATCTCGGGGCTCAGTGGCGCGAGGCGGTCGGATATGTGCGCGACGTGTTCTCCGCCGGCCCCGACGCGATGAGCGAACCGCTCGTGGTGGGCAATCTGGCGCGCAACCTCGCAACGAACGCACTGCGCATGTTCCCCAACACCGGTGGCCCGGAGCCCACTTCGGCGGACGGCGGCGACGCCACCGCCGGTGCCGTGGCGAGGGCTGTCGCGTTCATTGAGGAGAACGCGCACAAGGACATCAGCCTCGCGGACATCGCCGCCGCGGCCCGAGTCACCCCGCACGCCCTGCAGATCGCCTTCGCCCGCCATCGCACCAGCAGCGTCTTCGGTTGCCTGCGCAGCGTCCGGCTGGACCGCGCGCACTTCGAACTTCTCGCTGCCGACGATGCCGCGTCGGCCGACGGCGGTGAGACGGTGGCGTCCGTCGGCGCGCGCTGGGGATTCGCCAAGCCGGCGGATTTCGTGGCCTCCTATCACCATGCGTATGGTGTCAGCCCCGCCGAGACCCTCGCGATCTGA
- a CDS encoding AraC family transcriptional regulator: MTADAQQPAVEWFDFTTSDPAAAQATTREMYGDCRQTLSSTEDFAFGFHRRSVADIGLDRLAHSATATADCDVFEDLMLFACLTGGRLSVTSSDQEAALNVGDTALYPPGVPIRISWSDMRAEVLSMPLRVAERAAAESCGEDEVRFTGTAPVSPAMDRFWRSTVGFVSHQLETPDSPLSAPLVRAETLDMLGAAVVQVFPNTTMTSHYRPGPGQISPAAVRRAADFIDVHAGRPITLDEIAAEASVSPQELNAAFASRFETTPFGYLRRVRLARAHRELQATDPATEVTVSSIATRWGFPSPEIFAVHYHDVYGQPPDHTLRN; the protein is encoded by the coding sequence ATGACAGCGGACGCTCAGCAGCCCGCGGTGGAGTGGTTCGACTTCACCACGTCGGACCCGGCCGCCGCGCAGGCGACGACCCGGGAGATGTACGGCGACTGCCGGCAGACGCTGTCTTCCACGGAGGATTTCGCCTTTGGCTTCCACCGTAGGAGCGTGGCCGACATCGGCCTGGATCGCCTCGCGCATTCCGCGACCGCGACGGCGGACTGCGACGTCTTCGAGGACCTGATGCTGTTCGCCTGCCTCACCGGGGGACGTCTCAGCGTCACCTCAAGTGACCAGGAGGCCGCCCTGAACGTGGGAGACACGGCGCTCTACCCGCCCGGGGTCCCCATCCGGATCAGCTGGAGCGACATGCGTGCGGAGGTCCTGTCCATGCCTCTGCGGGTCGCCGAGCGGGCCGCAGCCGAAAGCTGCGGCGAGGACGAGGTGCGCTTCACCGGCACGGCGCCGGTCTCCCCGGCGATGGACAGGTTCTGGCGCTCCACGGTCGGGTTCGTCAGCCATCAGCTGGAGACGCCCGACAGTCCCCTCTCGGCGCCGCTGGTCCGCGCCGAGACGCTGGACATGCTCGGAGCGGCAGTCGTGCAGGTGTTCCCGAACACGACCATGACGTCTCACTACCGGCCCGGTCCCGGCCAGATCTCGCCCGCGGCGGTCCGGCGCGCGGCCGACTTCATCGATGTTCACGCCGGCCGGCCGATCACGCTGGACGAGATCGCCGCCGAGGCATCCGTCTCACCCCAGGAACTGAACGCGGCCTTCGCCTCGCGGTTCGAGACCACTCCGTTCGGCTACCTGCGCCGCGTGCGCCTGGCGCGCGCCCACCGCGAACTCCAGGCCACCGACCCGGCCACCGAGGTGACGGTCTCCTCCATCGCCACACGCTGGGGTTTCCCCAGTCCCGAGATCTTCGCCGTCCACTACCACGACGTGTACGGGCAGCCGCCCGACCACACTCTGCGGAACTGA